A window of Metabacillus sp. B2-18 contains these coding sequences:
- a CDS encoding carbamoyl phosphate synthase small subunit produces MKGYLHLEDGSVYNGILEHSSSEDINGEIVFFTGMTGYQEVLTDPSYKNQIVVFTYPLIGNYGINISDDESKKPQVKAVVIYENTTNYSHYEAQYSFKEYLEKWNIPIIHHVDTRAVVKKIRNHGSMAATISTTLNQEEQPCAIFEDGVFEVVSDQLETYGEGEKHIALVDFGYKKSILTALLNRGCKVTTVPFKMIDKVADLKPNGVLLSNGPGDPEQLVNYFSQIKKVVAAHPTLGICLGHQLIALSFGAKTKKLLFGHRGANQPVYDVKTNKVFMTSQNHSYVVIKDSLKETELDMRFYHINDDSIEGLSHKNLPIITAQFHPEAHPGPSDSEWIFDEFLDLVAAAKGDILYV; encoded by the coding sequence ATGAAAGGATATCTCCATTTAGAGGATGGATCAGTGTATAACGGGATACTTGAACATAGCTCCTCGGAGGACATTAACGGAGAAATTGTATTTTTCACAGGAATGACGGGTTATCAGGAAGTATTAACAGATCCTTCCTATAAAAATCAGATTGTTGTATTTACGTATCCTCTTATTGGAAATTACGGGATTAACATAAGTGATGATGAAAGTAAAAAGCCGCAAGTAAAAGCGGTAGTTATCTATGAAAATACGACAAATTATTCACACTATGAAGCGCAATACAGCTTTAAGGAGTATCTAGAAAAGTGGAATATTCCAATCATTCACCACGTTGACACACGTGCTGTTGTGAAGAAAATTAGAAACCATGGATCAATGGCGGCAACGATCTCAACAACCTTAAACCAAGAAGAACAGCCTTGTGCAATCTTCGAAGATGGAGTTTTTGAGGTTGTGTCCGATCAGCTTGAAACTTATGGTGAAGGTGAAAAACATATTGCTTTAGTTGATTTCGGCTATAAGAAATCAATTTTAACAGCCCTTTTAAATAGAGGTTGTAAGGTAACAACCGTTCCTTTTAAAATGATCGACAAAGTTGCTGATCTTAAACCTAACGGAGTCCTTTTATCAAATGGACCAGGAGATCCAGAGCAACTAGTAAACTATTTTTCACAAATTAAGAAAGTTGTTGCTGCTCACCCAACATTAGGTATCTGCTTAGGTCATCAGTTAATTGCCCTGTCATTTGGTGCAAAAACGAAAAAGCTGCTGTTTGGACATAGAGGGGCTAACCAGCCAGTATATGATGTGAAAACAAACAAAGTGTTTATGACCTCGCAAAATCACAGCTACGTTGTGATTAAAGATAGCTTAAAAGAAACAGAGTTAGATATGCGTTTTTATCATATTAATGATGATTCAATCGAAGGATTATCACACAAGAACTTACCAATTATTACAGCACAATTTCATCCAGAGGCACATCCAGGACCTTCAGATAGTGAATGGATTTTTGATGAATTTTTAGATTTAGTCGCTGCTGCAAAAGGAGATATACTTTATGTCTAA